A genome region from Paludibacterium sp. B53371 includes the following:
- a CDS encoding YmfQ family protein — MSHHSLLALLLPPVSYAPSEPGLQAELAAEGKSLDGALASAGRVKGAITPFFAEQLIPDWERVCGVVPSAGATYQQRLQTVLAKLAETGGLSIPYFIRLAHGLGYRITINEPQPFRAGLSRAGDTLWVPDIIWVWQVVVHSGSLRAYNFRAGQSASGERLITFGDPVIEALFDDLKPAFTFVYFAYQET; from the coding sequence ATGAGTCACCACTCTCTGCTGGCGCTATTGTTGCCTCCTGTCAGCTATGCCCCATCCGAACCGGGCCTGCAGGCAGAGCTGGCCGCCGAAGGTAAATCTCTTGATGGCGCACTCGCCAGTGCCGGCCGCGTAAAGGGGGCCATCACCCCGTTCTTTGCTGAGCAGTTGATTCCAGACTGGGAGCGGGTCTGCGGCGTGGTCCCGTCCGCTGGTGCCACCTACCAACAACGCCTGCAGACCGTGCTGGCCAAGCTGGCGGAAACCGGCGGGCTGTCGATCCCGTACTTCATCCGGCTCGCCCATGGGCTGGGTTACCGCATCACGATCAATGAGCCGCAGCCGTTTCGAGCCGGCTTGAGTCGAGCGGGAGACACCCTGTGGGTTCCCGACATTATCTGGGTTTGGCAGGTCGTGGTGCACTCCGGAAGTCTGCGGGCATACAACTTCCGGGCCGGCCAATCCGCCTCCGGTGAGCGACTCATTACGTTCGGAGATCCAGTGATCGAAGCATTGTTTGACGACCTCAAGCCCGCTTTCACTTTTGTGTACTTTGCGTATCAGGAGACCTAG
- a CDS encoding baseplate J/gp47 family protein: MPFAIPSFSAIRDALLRDLKNQLPDADVGPDSDYFIRATSVASAVEGLYEHQAWIVRQIFPDTADREYLELHARLRGLSRKAAVAAKGSIRMTGTPGMAFAAGLAAKRGDQSYVTTQSGVMDATGHATVTAAASTVGTVGNIVTDSVVELTAAPSGISSQAIIVTMTGGVDDESDSELLARLLELIRRPPAGGNKYDFRRWAMEVPGVTAAYVYPLRRGLGTVDVVLTSAGGMPSAETVAAVQSHIDDQRPVTAKNTMALAPTQRVYDADIAVQLSGLSLAAAESKIEEALRQYDGQIAPAETAIKSRIEAIVSNIAGVTDRVVTLPAGNVVPVVDATRIEWVRLGAVRVRPMA, translated from the coding sequence ATGCCATTTGCCATCCCATCCTTCTCTGCCATCCGCGACGCCCTGCTGCGTGACTTGAAGAATCAACTGCCGGATGCCGATGTCGGCCCGGATAGTGATTACTTCATTCGCGCTACCTCGGTAGCCAGTGCCGTTGAGGGTTTGTACGAGCACCAGGCATGGATCGTCCGCCAGATTTTCCCCGATACAGCTGACCGCGAGTATCTGGAGCTGCACGCACGCTTGCGGGGGCTGTCGCGCAAGGCGGCCGTAGCGGCCAAAGGGTCGATCCGCATGACGGGGACGCCGGGGATGGCTTTCGCTGCTGGGTTGGCGGCAAAGCGCGGCGACCAGTCCTATGTCACCACCCAGTCTGGCGTAATGGATGCGACTGGCCACGCCACCGTAACTGCAGCAGCCAGCACGGTCGGAACGGTGGGAAACATTGTAACGGATAGCGTTGTCGAGCTAACCGCAGCACCTTCCGGCATTTCCAGCCAGGCGATCATCGTCACCATGACCGGCGGGGTCGATGACGAGTCCGATAGCGAGCTGCTGGCCCGCCTGCTTGAGCTGATTCGACGTCCACCTGCTGGCGGGAACAAGTACGACTTCCGCCGCTGGGCGATGGAAGTGCCGGGCGTCACTGCCGCCTACGTGTATCCGTTGCGCCGGGGCCTGGGCACGGTCGACGTTGTGCTGACCTCGGCAGGCGGCATGCCATCGGCTGAAACCGTTGCCGCAGTCCAGTCACACATCGACGATCAACGGCCCGTCACCGCCAAGAACACCATGGCGCTGGCCCCGACTCAACGGGTCTACGACGCGGACATCGCGGTGCAACTGTCGGGCCTGTCGCTCGCAGCCGCTGAATCGAAGATCGAGGAGGCGCTACGCCAATACGATGGCCAGATCGCGCCGGCAGAAACCGCCATCAAAAGCCGTATCGAAGCCATTGTCTCCAATATTGCCGGGGTGACGGACCGGGTTGTGACCTTGCCTGCCGGCAATGTCGTTCCGGTGGTCGATGCGACCCGGATCGAATGGGTACGACTCGGGGCGGTCCGGGTGAGGCCGATGGCATGA
- a CDS encoding phage GP46 family protein, translating into MDALINPQTGDYAGSRTNTLANAVYLRLSTPLGSYWADPTLGSRLHELQREKNVSRVYVLARQYAEQALAPLVDDSRANSIEVTATRVRPGWLLLHVVVEDASGRVERFKHPVRVA; encoded by the coding sequence ATGGACGCTTTAATCAACCCGCAAACCGGCGACTATGCCGGTTCCCGCACCAACACTCTGGCCAATGCGGTCTACCTGCGCCTGTCCACCCCGTTGGGCAGCTACTGGGCAGACCCGACGCTGGGGTCTCGCCTGCACGAGCTGCAGCGCGAGAAGAATGTGAGCCGAGTCTACGTACTGGCACGGCAGTACGCCGAGCAGGCCCTGGCGCCGCTGGTCGATGATAGCCGTGCCAATAGCATAGAAGTCACGGCAACGCGCGTGCGCCCCGGCTGGTTGCTGCTGCATGTTGTAGTGGAAGATGCCAGCGGCCGTGTTGAGCGCTTCAAGCATCCGGTGAGGGTTGCCTGA
- a CDS encoding YfbU family protein, whose product MRKKLVLTDVERLILANQYEILSKLEKMDGGPDAEEYEQTAEQLRDGHAFLYDGFLNSVLSDKLSEGIEQHVLETLELLSTLKSSYQNLPESERQDIDEHDVTFHGFDGNNETEMLLFAEALAKAGRFSSTLKRNALNSHCPTYELYARMLRKWKELGEPLYPLSAEHIRQIVAERIHPENR is encoded by the coding sequence ATGCGAAAGAAACTGGTCTTAACTGATGTTGAGCGCTTAATTCTTGCCAATCAATATGAAATCTTGTCGAAGCTCGAAAAGATGGATGGAGGGCCTGATGCAGAGGAGTATGAGCAGACGGCGGAGCAGCTTCGTGACGGACATGCGTTTTTGTATGATGGTTTTCTAAATAGCGTTCTCTCCGACAAATTGAGTGAGGGGATCGAGCAACATGTTCTCGAAACTCTAGAACTACTCTCGACCCTCAAGTCCAGCTATCAAAACCTTCCTGAGTCGGAGCGACAAGATATTGATGAGCACGATGTAACGTTTCACGGATTCGACGGGAATAACGAAACAGAAATGCTTCTCTTTGCAGAGGCCCTAGCGAAAGCAGGACGCTTCTCCTCGACCCTGAAAAGGAATGCGCTGAATTCACATTGCCCAACATATGAGCTGTATGCTCGTATGCTTCGCAAATGGAAAGAGTTAGGTGAGCCGCTATATCCGCTATCGGCAGAGCATATCCGTCAAATTGTCGCAGAGCGTATTCATCCAGAGAATCGCTAG
- a CDS encoding phage baseplate assembly protein V: MWADVDKRIRRAMAGVRQAFRGVLTLVNSGTSVQLVKGDGLAGEPLQDLELFQDYGFTSNPLPGSMAVILPVGGKTSHGIVIATEHGSYRLKALAPGEVALYTDEGAKIVLKRGRLIETDCDEFKVNCKTWEVNASDKADFNTPMLTASTAVTAKGQITGQGGLAVSGGDGASFSGDVRQTGGGISTDGDVVASGKSLVHHKHPGDSGGVTDEPV, from the coding sequence ATGTGGGCTGACGTGGACAAACGCATTCGCCGCGCCATGGCTGGCGTGCGTCAGGCATTTCGTGGCGTACTGACCTTGGTCAATAGCGGGACGTCTGTGCAACTGGTGAAGGGCGATGGCCTTGCCGGTGAGCCGCTGCAGGATCTTGAACTGTTCCAGGACTACGGCTTCACCAGCAACCCGCTACCCGGATCGATGGCCGTCATTCTGCCTGTGGGTGGCAAGACCAGCCACGGCATCGTCATCGCCACCGAGCATGGCAGCTATCGGCTCAAGGCGCTCGCACCTGGCGAGGTTGCGCTCTACACCGATGAGGGGGCAAAGATCGTACTCAAGCGCGGTCGACTGATCGAGACCGACTGCGACGAGTTTAAAGTCAACTGCAAGACGTGGGAAGTCAACGCCAGCGATAAAGCCGATTTCAATACGCCGATGCTGACGGCCAGCACTGCGGTCACGGCAAAGGGACAGATCACTGGTCAGGGCGGCCTGGCTGTCAGCGGTGGTGACGGCGCGAGCTTCAGTGGCGATGTGCGGCAGACTGGTGGAGGTATCTCTACGGATGGCGATGTGGTGGCGAGCGGCAAGAGCCTGGTGCACCACAAGCACCCAGGAGATTCTGGCGGGGTCACCGATGAACCCGTATAG
- a CDS encoding phage baseplate assembly protein, translating into MPTPDNTVSLLIGGRVHSRWTRYEIDSDLLIPADAWRVELGLPEGKFPAAVKEGAQVQVRIGSDTVLTGRIDDIEDGVEKDSHTLSLSGRDGAAILTDCSAPIFTAKQATLAEVVANVVKPLGLSKIRIDAATTRSSDKVAVEPGDTAWDVLVHAAEANGLWPWFEPDGTLVIGGPDYSKPPVASLIMKRDGRGNNLISLRRVRSMAERYSEITVLGQAHGTAVEGGKHALKNTVRDTGVAVYRPRIVVDHDAENTEIARARARKLLSDSRLKGFTLIAKVSGHRTSDGQLWQPGQRIHVVSEPHEIDGVFFMMARKFQGGRGLGRTTTLTLKEDRAWVLDAHPHNGRKKRKGHGKADAGVEVVDVG; encoded by the coding sequence ATGCCTACGCCCGATAACACCGTGAGTTTGCTGATCGGCGGCCGGGTGCATAGCCGCTGGACCCGCTACGAGATCGACTCGGATTTGCTGATCCCGGCGGACGCCTGGCGCGTCGAGCTTGGGCTTCCGGAGGGGAAATTTCCGGCGGCCGTCAAGGAAGGTGCCCAGGTCCAGGTGCGCATCGGTAGCGATACCGTATTGACGGGCCGCATTGACGATATTGAGGACGGCGTCGAGAAAGACAGCCATACGCTATCCCTCAGCGGCCGAGATGGCGCGGCGATACTGACCGACTGTAGCGCGCCGATCTTTACCGCCAAGCAGGCGACGCTGGCGGAAGTGGTCGCCAACGTGGTCAAGCCGCTGGGCTTGAGCAAGATCCGCATCGATGCCGCCACGACCCGCTCATCCGACAAGGTTGCGGTCGAGCCGGGAGATACCGCCTGGGATGTGCTGGTCCATGCGGCCGAGGCCAACGGCCTGTGGCCCTGGTTCGAGCCGGATGGCACGCTGGTGATCGGCGGTCCGGACTATAGCAAACCGCCGGTTGCCAGCCTGATCATGAAGCGTGATGGGCGCGGCAACAATCTGATCAGCCTGCGGCGGGTGCGCAGCATGGCCGAGCGCTACTCGGAGATCACCGTGCTGGGTCAGGCGCATGGCACGGCAGTAGAGGGTGGCAAGCATGCCTTGAAGAACACCGTGCGCGATACCGGCGTGGCCGTCTACCGGCCGCGGATTGTGGTCGACCACGATGCCGAAAACACCGAGATTGCCCGAGCACGTGCGCGCAAGCTGCTGTCCGACTCGCGGCTCAAGGGCTTCACCCTGATCGCCAAGGTTAGCGGTCATCGCACCAGCGACGGGCAGCTGTGGCAGCCTGGCCAGCGTATTCATGTCGTCAGCGAGCCGCATGAAATCGACGGGGTGTTTTTTATGATGGCGCGCAAATTCCAGGGCGGCCGTGGGCTGGGACGAACCACCACGCTAACACTGAAAGAAGACCGCGCCTGGGTGCTCGACGCCCATCCGCATAACGGCCGCAAGAAGCGCAAAGGCCATGGTAAAGCCGACGCGGGCGTGGAGGTTGTCGATGTGGGCTGA
- a CDS encoding DNA circularization protein: MAWADTLLDASFRGVTFDCLRTEDNATRDTASHEYAYMDGADVEDLGRKARTVDISAVFFGSDYETRLQTFLKELDKPGHGELVHPVFGSIKQAQLTNYKIVHEADSPDYCTVELSFVEATPGNPFFVQQLPAQKAEAVTQLAETGRSGGIEAFSTALDSLKSVAGNLSRLNALRDVMTGTLGGIRSQVQGIIGTTLDLIDYPRAFASDVASLIGGMADLRGFDAGVIQSDWKSLTGQLDNVVKLPGKVSSGSVSGDSSTALADSKPIPANAADVALVTTVVQVAAATTLAETASQILADEAEQPTLSPKDIEQISNDVRNALQQAIDNHRDQFPLETLRPITEALKDTALAVQDAAAAVIEAQPPLVTRTVEAPGNLHLVAFRWYGDYTRAQELARLNPQLINPNAIQAGDVLYAYAR; the protein is encoded by the coding sequence ATGGCCTGGGCCGATACCCTGCTTGATGCCTCGTTTCGTGGGGTCACGTTTGATTGTTTGCGGACCGAGGATAATGCGACGCGTGACACTGCCAGTCACGAATATGCCTACATGGATGGCGCGGATGTCGAAGACCTGGGGCGCAAGGCGCGCACGGTCGATATCTCGGCGGTGTTCTTCGGTTCGGACTACGAGACCAGGCTACAGACGTTTCTCAAGGAGCTCGACAAGCCGGGCCATGGTGAGCTGGTCCATCCGGTATTCGGCAGTATCAAGCAGGCGCAGCTGACCAACTACAAGATTGTCCACGAAGCAGACAGCCCGGATTACTGCACGGTCGAACTGTCCTTTGTCGAAGCCACCCCCGGCAACCCATTCTTTGTGCAACAACTGCCGGCGCAGAAGGCTGAGGCAGTCACCCAGTTGGCCGAAACCGGCAGAAGCGGCGGAATTGAAGCGTTTTCCACGGCGCTCGACAGCCTCAAGAGCGTCGCCGGCAATCTGTCGCGCCTCAATGCGCTGCGCGACGTCATGACCGGAACGCTGGGGGGTATCCGTAGCCAGGTACAAGGCATCATTGGCACCACGCTGGATCTGATCGACTACCCGCGCGCCTTTGCCAGTGATGTCGCGAGCCTGATCGGTGGCATGGCTGACCTGCGCGGCTTCGATGCCGGCGTGATCCAGTCCGACTGGAAAAGCCTGACCGGGCAGCTCGATAACGTGGTGAAGCTGCCTGGTAAGGTCTCCTCCGGCAGTGTGTCTGGCGACAGCAGCACCGCCCTCGCCGATAGCAAGCCCATCCCGGCCAACGCGGCGGATGTGGCGCTGGTCACGACCGTGGTTCAGGTCGCGGCGGCCACGACGCTGGCCGAGACGGCCAGCCAGATCCTTGCCGACGAGGCTGAGCAGCCGACCTTGTCGCCCAAGGACATCGAGCAGATAAGCAACGATGTGCGCAATGCGCTGCAGCAGGCCATTGATAACCACCGTGACCAGTTTCCGCTGGAAACGTTGCGCCCCATCACCGAGGCGCTGAAAGATACGGCGCTGGCGGTGCAGGACGCTGCAGCAGCCGTGATCGAGGCGCAGCCGCCGCTGGTGACCCGGACCGTCGAGGCGCCGGGCAACCTGCACCTGGTCGCATTCCGCTGGTACGGCGACTATACCCGCGCCCAGGAACTGGCCCGCCTCAACCCCCAGTTGATCAACCCCAATGCCATCCAGGCGGGAGATGTCCTGTATGCCTACGCCCGATAA
- a CDS encoding phage tail tape measure protein — MPRNLEVALVLKGRDDGAQRVAERTARAVIGLSRESQRMASAREQLGVRAERTIQREIRATEAAYQRLASSGTMSVKEQARAYDAMREKVAGLRREMATTSRFQRGMAAGAKGLAAGAAAAWAGGAVVASPMRRVANYDMRLSQMANTAFNETEINGRKLSTDEQLQRRRGGKAQLQEYIVAANREGGSSNDNAAALDKLIARGIFSPTEAGKLLPMISKAATAAGSSADEMTDVVMAAVQNAKIPVDQIPKALGMALKAGQMGGFELKDMAAWLPKMLAMGGMSGLRGTDGLASILAASQLAVTAAGGTDEAGNNVVNFLQKITSADTAADFKKISARSLGNKKKGEKGIDLYGTLAQARQEGMDPVEAFTRLVRKVAESDKEFSRLQRQAADAKNDKEKSAMYGSMADIMQARGVGKTIQDRQAMLALLPMLFDPKSYRDMKTGILGGGAQDVDINQRFIKEQAGFKFQQGENLKEQGEYDSVGKFNDAVGDVVGKLTEYGSQYPGLTAAVVGATTTISALAAAAGMAALPMLLGGKGGGLADLFKGGPATRGILAGPVAASGGLLARAGLAGILSILGLQVAKAAGLPDVDKAQGQKDLKAGNWWSAAAHLPAGDFISAAWKNLFGSDAAKPGARNAPVGAAPIPQLDMLQAAVNASTKLDLAAQKMQQVASQPIPVKVTVDVQNGNIVAAVNAANSQTARRY, encoded by the coding sequence ATGCCCCGTAATCTTGAAGTTGCTCTGGTACTCAAAGGCCGCGACGACGGTGCCCAGCGCGTAGCGGAACGCACCGCGCGGGCCGTCATCGGCCTGTCGCGTGAGAGCCAACGCATGGCCAGCGCCCGCGAGCAACTGGGGGTTCGGGCCGAGCGCACCATCCAGCGCGAGATCCGTGCAACGGAAGCGGCCTACCAACGTCTGGCCAGCAGCGGCACGATGTCGGTCAAGGAGCAAGCGCGTGCCTACGACGCGATGCGCGAAAAGGTCGCCGGCCTGCGCCGTGAGATGGCCACGACGAGCCGTTTCCAGCGCGGGATGGCCGCCGGGGCCAAGGGGCTGGCGGCTGGCGCAGCAGCCGCATGGGCTGGGGGGGCGGTGGTTGCCAGTCCGATGCGCCGGGTGGCCAACTACGACATGCGGCTGTCGCAGATGGCCAATACGGCATTCAACGAAACTGAGATTAACGGCCGGAAGCTGTCAACTGATGAGCAGTTGCAACGGCGCAGAGGGGGCAAGGCGCAGCTTCAAGAATACATTGTGGCGGCAAACCGGGAGGGTGGGAGCAGCAACGACAATGCGGCCGCACTCGACAAGCTGATCGCCAGAGGGATCTTCTCCCCGACAGAGGCCGGCAAGTTGCTACCGATGATCTCCAAAGCGGCCACGGCAGCCGGCTCCAGCGCGGACGAAATGACTGATGTGGTGATGGCTGCGGTGCAGAACGCCAAGATTCCGGTTGACCAGATTCCGAAGGCACTCGGCATGGCGCTGAAAGCAGGTCAGATGGGCGGCTTTGAACTCAAGGATATGGCCGCCTGGCTGCCGAAGATGCTGGCGATGGGCGGGATGTCCGGCCTGCGAGGTACGGATGGTCTGGCCTCGATTCTGGCTGCCAGCCAGCTCGCCGTAACGGCGGCGGGTGGCACGGATGAGGCCGGCAATAATGTTGTCAACTTTCTGCAAAAAATCACCTCGGCCGATACCGCCGCCGACTTCAAGAAAATCAGCGCTCGCTCGCTGGGAAACAAAAAAAAGGGTGAGAAAGGGATCGATCTGTACGGCACGCTGGCCCAGGCTCGCCAAGAGGGTATGGACCCGGTCGAGGCCTTTACGCGCTTGGTCCGTAAGGTCGCTGAGAGTGATAAGGAATTTTCCCGGCTGCAACGCCAGGCGGCGGATGCCAAGAACGACAAGGAAAAGTCGGCGATGTATGGCAGCATGGCCGACATTATGCAAGCGCGCGGGGTCGGGAAAACCATCCAAGACCGCCAGGCGATGTTAGCGCTTCTGCCAATGCTGTTTGACCCGAAATCGTACCGCGACATGAAGACCGGCATCTTGGGCGGCGGCGCACAGGATGTTGATATCAACCAGCGCTTCATCAAAGAGCAAGCTGGCTTCAAGTTTCAGCAAGGGGAAAACCTCAAGGAGCAAGGCGAGTACGACTCGGTCGGTAAATTCAACGACGCCGTGGGTGATGTCGTTGGCAAGTTGACCGAATACGGCTCCCAGTATCCGGGGCTGACCGCCGCAGTAGTCGGGGCGACGACCACAATCTCGGCGCTGGCCGCTGCTGCCGGCATGGCTGCGCTGCCAATGCTCCTCGGCGGCAAGGGAGGCGGTTTGGCCGACCTGTTCAAAGGCGGGCCAGCGACGCGCGGCATTCTGGCGGGGCCTGTAGCCGCTTCCGGTGGCTTGTTGGCCCGTGCTGGATTGGCCGGGATCTTGTCAATTCTCGGGCTCCAGGTAGCCAAGGCTGCTGGGTTGCCGGACGTCGATAAGGCGCAAGGACAAAAAGACCTGAAAGCCGGGAACTGGTGGTCGGCCGCAGCGCATCTACCGGCTGGCGATTTCATCTCGGCTGCTTGGAAAAACCTATTTGGCAGCGATGCCGCCAAGCCCGGTGCACGGAACGCGCCAGTCGGTGCGGCCCCAATCCCTCAGCTTGATATGTTGCAGGCAGCCGTGAATGCCTCGACCAAACTGGATCTGGCTGCACAGAAGATGCAGCAGGTGGCGAGCCAACCGATTCCGGTCAAGGTTACGGTCGATGTTCAGAACGGCAATATTGTCGCAGCCGTGAACGCGGCCAATAGCCAGACGGCGCGGAGGTACTGA
- a CDS encoding phage tail protein, translated as MALQEYAGAIVLEVDGKEVEVIDLNVNTQTGRKLVKTMNKSGRAKGFSKGIAEYDLDVTVAIPLTGDLDWAAIEGAKLTIYPISPGGKRESYLDCFTTQVGEKYSVDNEARRDLKIQSLRNVKE; from the coding sequence ATGGCATTGCAGGAATACGCCGGCGCAATCGTGCTGGAAGTGGACGGCAAGGAGGTCGAGGTCATCGACCTGAACGTCAACACTCAGACCGGCCGCAAGCTGGTCAAAACGATGAACAAATCGGGCCGCGCCAAGGGCTTCTCCAAGGGGATCGCCGAGTATGACCTGGACGTCACCGTCGCGATCCCGCTGACCGGCGATCTCGACTGGGCCGCCATCGAGGGGGCAAAGCTGACCATCTACCCGATCAGTCCGGGCGGCAAGCGCGAGAGCTATCTCGACTGCTTCACCACCCAGGTCGGTGAGAAGTACAGCGTCGACAATGAAGCGCGCCGCGATCTCAAGATCCAGTCGCTGCGTAACGTGAAGGAATAA
- a CDS encoding phage tail sheath subtilisin-like domain-containing protein, with protein sequence MASQNISFDSIPSSIRKPGKYFEFNTKLAVRTLPGNPQKVLVLGQKLASGTQAALTPVDVFSDEQAAQLFGRGSQLFLMVRAAIKANPYLQLTAIGVADPAGNAATGSTTLEGTATSSGVLTLWIGANRVDVPVGGGDTATAVAAGLAANLAIKSDLPVTSTVAGAVVTHTSVHKGTFGNDIKLDASCTAPGLKATVVAMSGGAIDPDYAAALAAIAGAGHNIIAAPLSNQSVLTALRTHLDFVAGPMEQRGAIGTAGWPGTLSNGTTLSGQVNNGRISTAWHRGSRRLPCEIAAGYAAVLASEEDPARPLNTLEVLGLDVTTVDQRPTRTEQEAALHNGLAPLEIGPGDKVQIVRAITTYTKDAQGVDDVSLLDVTTIRTLDYVGKACRERIALRFPREKKSKRIKEKVRSEILDVLYKLEELEIVENVDANKDGVIVEDDLQDENRLNVKIPVDVVNGLHVFAGRIDLLL encoded by the coding sequence ATGGCAAGCCAGAACATCAGCTTCGACAGCATTCCGTCGAGCATTCGCAAGCCGGGCAAGTATTTCGAGTTCAATACCAAGCTGGCAGTACGCACGCTGCCAGGCAACCCTCAGAAGGTGCTGGTACTGGGGCAGAAGTTGGCCAGCGGCACGCAGGCAGCTCTGACGCCGGTTGATGTGTTCAGCGACGAGCAAGCTGCACAACTGTTCGGGCGAGGCTCGCAGTTGTTCCTGATGGTGCGTGCTGCCATCAAAGCCAACCCGTATCTGCAGTTGACGGCTATCGGCGTCGCCGACCCGGCAGGTAATGCCGCTACCGGCAGCACCACGCTGGAGGGGACGGCCACCAGCAGCGGGGTATTGACGTTGTGGATCGGAGCCAATCGTGTCGATGTGCCGGTCGGCGGCGGCGATACCGCTACGGCGGTGGCTGCCGGGTTGGCGGCGAATCTTGCCATCAAGTCGGATCTTCCTGTGACCAGTACGGTGGCCGGTGCTGTGGTGACCCATACCAGCGTACACAAGGGGACGTTCGGTAACGACATCAAGCTCGATGCCAGTTGCACCGCGCCGGGGCTGAAAGCAACGGTCGTCGCGATGTCAGGGGGTGCGATCGATCCGGACTATGCCGCAGCGCTGGCGGCCATTGCCGGTGCCGGTCACAACATCATCGCGGCACCACTTTCCAACCAGTCGGTCCTGACGGCGTTGCGCACGCATCTGGATTTTGTGGCGGGTCCGATGGAGCAACGCGGCGCGATAGGCACGGCAGGTTGGCCCGGCACGCTGTCGAACGGCACCACGCTGTCCGGGCAAGTCAACAACGGCCGTATCTCTACCGCCTGGCACCGTGGCTCGCGGCGTTTGCCGTGCGAGATCGCGGCCGGCTACGCCGCCGTACTGGCGAGTGAGGAAGATCCGGCGCGGCCGCTCAATACGCTGGAAGTGCTCGGCCTGGATGTGACCACCGTTGACCAGCGGCCGACGCGAACCGAGCAGGAGGCAGCACTCCACAATGGTCTGGCGCCGCTGGAAATCGGCCCCGGCGACAAGGTGCAGATCGTGCGCGCCATCACCACCTACACCAAGGATGCCCAGGGGGTGGATGACGTTTCCTTGCTCGATGTCACCACCATCCGAACGCTGGATTACGTAGGCAAGGCGTGCCGCGAGCGTATCGCGTTGCGCTTCCCGCGCGAAAAGAAATCCAAGCGCATCAAGGAGAAAGTTCGTAGCGAGATTCTCGACGTGCTCTACAAGCTGGAGGAACTGGAGATCGTCGAGAACGTGGACGCCAACAAGGATGGGGTGATCGTTGAGGATGATCTTCAGGACGAGAACCGCCTCAACGTCAAGATTCCGGTGGACGTCGTCAATGGCTTGCACGTGTTCGCCGGTCGCATTGATCTGCTGCTCTAA
- a CDS encoding DUF2635 domain-containing protein: protein MKVKAAPGIQVPKEDNPREYISEADDVEVPHSAYYLRIVAEGDLIVFDGRADTGVTGPVSESMDSAKKTTKKEGE from the coding sequence ATGAAAGTCAAAGCCGCGCCTGGCATCCAGGTGCCGAAGGAAGATAACCCGCGCGAGTACATCTCCGAGGCCGACGATGTCGAGGTGCCGCACAGCGCGTACTACCTGCGCATTGTGGCCGAGGGCGATCTGATCGTGTTCGATGGCCGGGCCGATACCGGCGTAACCGGCCCCGTGTCGGAGTCCATGGACAGTGCCAAAAAAACCACAAAGAAAGAAGGTGAATGA
- a CDS encoding DUF1834 family protein: MILIQTENAIIARLRLGLGRMVKEVGSYGGELDGALEEAIRRFPAAWVTFGGVSKTDPTSTSRQKFKATGQFVVMVGDRNVRSEAAGRHGGPGSGEIGSYSLVYAVRRLLSSQDLGLPIAELMPGRVRTLFNTQQERQAFSVFACEFQTAWIEEALPRDHWPCPPGAGAPDAESSPDAVFARFQGKLGQPDPDWLRTGLYYHLSPDDGVPDAQDILTRSKS; encoded by the coding sequence ATGATCCTGATCCAGACCGAAAACGCCATCATCGCGCGTCTGCGTCTCGGCCTCGGTCGCATGGTCAAGGAGGTTGGCAGCTATGGCGGCGAACTGGACGGGGCGCTGGAGGAAGCCATCCGCCGTTTCCCTGCGGCCTGGGTGACGTTCGGTGGTGTCTCCAAGACCGATCCCACCAGCACCAGTCGCCAGAAGTTCAAGGCTACCGGCCAGTTTGTGGTGATGGTGGGCGACCGCAATGTGCGTAGCGAAGCGGCGGGCCGGCACGGCGGCCCTGGCTCGGGAGAGATCGGCAGCTACTCGCTGGTCTACGCGGTGCGCCGGTTGTTGTCCTCACAGGACCTCGGGTTGCCGATTGCCGAACTGATGCCGGGCCGGGTCCGTACGTTGTTCAACACACAACAGGAGCGCCAGGCGTTTTCGGTGTTCGCCTGTGAATTCCAGACGGCCTGGATTGAAGAAGCCCTACCGCGCGATCACTGGCCGTGCCCGCCGGGTGCCGGCGCCCCGGACGCTGAGTCGAGTCCCGATGCCGTATTCGCCCGCTTCCAAGGCAAGCTCGGCCAGCCCGACCCGGACTGGCTGCGTACGGGGCTTTATTACCACTTGTCCCCGGACGACGGTGTACCCGACGCCCAGGACATCCTTACCAGGAGCAAGTCATGA